In Prevotella sp. oral taxon 475, one DNA window encodes the following:
- a CDS encoding DUF6359 domain-containing protein, translating into MKKILYSILALAVSAIVFTSCSDVPEPYDNPNNKKEETTPDIKEGTGTEADPYNVIAALEKIKTLKGGENTGEIFVKGKVVSVKEIDTDKFGNASYYISVDGTDKNQLLIYRSKALGNQKFTSKDAIKAGDEVVVKGSFVNFQGKTPESEANKSYLYSLNGKKENSGGTTPYVPEGDGTVAKPYTVKDLLSIEKTGHAYVKGFIVGYVYGREISGARFSSDTCTVKTNILIAADATETDKSKCATIQLPIGAVRNGINLADHKATLKSEVLLYGSLDTYLGVKGLKAVSYAKMGTKGYGVDPQALANAILSETFAESKGAFTIENETPLPAALSHVWAFDTRYKHMKATASVKKVNYATDAWLISPAIDLSQVTTATLSFEQAGKFFGTMKDEILIKISENYTSGKPSTATWVTLTPDTYPTNTDFTFVKSTVDLTAYAGKKNLRIAFQYISSTTKAGMWELKNLLVK; encoded by the coding sequence ATGAAAAAGATTCTTTATTCAATTCTGGCCTTAGCTGTATCGGCCATCGTGTTTACAAGTTGCAGTGACGTACCTGAACCATACGATAACCCCAACAATAAGAAAGAAGAAACCACCCCGGACATAAAGGAAGGAACGGGAACGGAAGCCGATCCGTATAATGTGATCGCTGCTTTAGAGAAAATCAAGACGCTGAAAGGCGGTGAAAATACGGGTGAGATCTTTGTAAAAGGCAAGGTCGTATCGGTGAAAGAGATTGATACGGATAAGTTTGGCAATGCCAGTTACTATATTTCGGTAGACGGAACCGATAAAAATCAGCTTCTCATCTATCGCAGCAAAGCACTCGGCAATCAGAAGTTTACCAGCAAAGACGCCATCAAAGCGGGCGACGAAGTTGTGGTAAAGGGTTCGTTTGTCAACTTTCAAGGCAAGACACCGGAGAGCGAAGCCAATAAGTCTTACCTGTATTCGCTGAACGGGAAGAAAGAAAATTCTGGTGGAACAACACCCTATGTGCCCGAAGGAGACGGAACTGTGGCCAAGCCTTATACCGTGAAAGACCTGCTCTCGATAGAGAAAACGGGACACGCTTACGTCAAAGGCTTCATCGTGGGTTACGTCTATGGGAGGGAGATAAGCGGAGCACGCTTCTCGTCGGACACCTGCACTGTGAAGACCAACATCCTGATTGCAGCCGATGCAACCGAAACCGACAAGAGCAAATGTGCAACGATTCAGTTGCCAATAGGTGCCGTTCGAAACGGCATTAACTTAGCAGATCATAAGGCCACCCTCAAGAGCGAAGTGCTGCTCTATGGCTCGTTAGACACCTATCTCGGGGTCAAAGGACTGAAAGCAGTCAGCTATGCCAAGATGGGCACAAAGGGATATGGAGTAGATCCCCAGGCTTTGGCAAACGCCATTTTGAGCGAAACCTTTGCCGAATCGAAAGGAGCATTTACCATTGAGAATGAGACGCCGCTGCCGGCAGCCCTTTCTCACGTGTGGGCTTTCGACACAAGGTACAAGCATATGAAAGCCACAGCCTCAGTGAAAAAGGTGAATTATGCCACCGACGCTTGGCTCATTTCTCCAGCAATCGACCTAAGTCAGGTGACAACAGCCACGCTCAGCTTCGAACAGGCCGGCAAATTCTTCGGCACAATGAAAGATGAGATACTCATCAAGATCTCCGAAAACTACACCAGCGGCAAGCCTTCGACGGCCACATGGGTAACGCTCACGCCCGATACCTATCCCACCAATACCGATTTCACCTTTGTGAAGTCTACCGTCGACCTCACAGCGTATGCTGGAAAGAAAAACCTACGCATTGCTTTTCAGTATATAAGTTCCACGACAAAGGCCGGAATGTGGGAGTTAAAGAACCTGTTGGTGAAGTAA
- a CDS encoding DUF5689 domain-containing protein — protein MRKIGYTLFALVCMSFTACMDKDWNDPNRSDAYGNSSIKATHVVTIAQLKQDYKDVIAATSNAYQKIDADIQIKGRITGNDIQGNIYNNIALSDGTGGILIGIAQGGLFSYLPVGQEILVNLKDLYVGSYGLQAQIGTPFTNARGVTYVSRMNRYLWNEHFSYVGVPDASQVTAEEFNLAKIADADYLASHSGRLMTIKGVKFAGADGKKMYATAQEKDAANSVNRALEGYNAQQIVVRTSTYADFAALPLPQGKVNITGIFTRFRNTWQILIRQESDVQQVK, from the coding sequence ATGAGAAAAATTGGATATACACTCTTCGCCCTTGTCTGCATGAGCTTTACAGCTTGTATGGACAAAGACTGGAACGACCCGAATCGTAGCGACGCCTATGGCAACAGTAGCATCAAGGCGACCCATGTCGTTACGATTGCACAGTTGAAGCAGGACTATAAAGATGTGATTGCGGCCACATCGAATGCCTATCAGAAGATAGATGCCGATATTCAGATCAAAGGTCGCATCACGGGAAACGACATTCAGGGCAACATATACAATAATATAGCCCTCTCGGATGGTACAGGCGGCATCTTGATTGGCATCGCACAAGGCGGCCTTTTCTCGTATCTGCCCGTAGGACAAGAGATATTGGTCAACTTGAAAGATCTTTATGTGGGAAGCTACGGCCTTCAAGCGCAAATCGGAACGCCCTTTACCAATGCACGCGGAGTGACCTATGTGAGCCGGATGAACCGTTATTTGTGGAACGAACACTTCAGTTACGTCGGCGTTCCGGATGCTTCTCAGGTGACGGCAGAGGAATTTAATCTGGCGAAAATAGCCGATGCTGACTATCTGGCCAGTCATAGTGGCCGACTGATGACCATCAAAGGCGTGAAGTTTGCAGGTGCCGACGGTAAGAAAATGTATGCAACAGCTCAGGAGAAAGATGCTGCCAATAGTGTGAATAGAGCGCTGGAGGGTTACAACGCGCAGCAAATTGTGGTGCGCACCAGCACCTATGCCGACTTTGCCGCTCTGCCTTTGCCACAGGGAAAGGTCAACATCACCGGCATCTTTACCCGTTTTCGCAATACCTGGCAAATCCTTATCCGCCAGGAAAGCGATGTTCAGCAAGTGAAATAA
- a CDS encoding DNA/RNA non-specific endonuclease encodes MKKTTFLLTLLLLGAACKGDNDLAKTDTKRNNANANSTAKQAEYGRLEFPRLRGAGNRVLIHNTADGQMNYAVEWNDAKKAQRWSCYQLYPSNLVKGSGVKRYRSTTNQYPQDPLLPEALRFAQDPYWRSGYDHGHICPSNDRLYTSEANYQTFFMTNMQPQNHEFNAGVWEHMESAVREIAKRNGYSFCDTLYVCKGGTIDNEAQYTKTGRGLIVPQYFFMAIMRVKNGVYNAFGFWVEHQANNDRQLAKYAVSIQELEKKTGIDFFCNLPDDKERVVEAASVNTNLWGLK; translated from the coding sequence ATGAAGAAAACAACTTTTCTGCTGACGCTCCTCTTGTTAGGAGCAGCTTGTAAAGGCGATAACGACCTGGCCAAAACCGACACAAAGCGCAACAATGCCAATGCCAACAGCACGGCAAAACAAGCTGAATATGGACGATTGGAGTTCCCCCGACTGCGTGGAGCAGGCAATCGCGTGTTGATTCACAACACGGCAGACGGCCAAATGAATTATGCCGTAGAGTGGAACGATGCCAAAAAGGCGCAGCGGTGGAGCTGTTATCAGCTCTACCCAAGCAATCTGGTGAAAGGATCGGGCGTGAAACGCTATCGGTCTACAACCAATCAGTATCCGCAAGACCCGCTTCTGCCCGAGGCTCTTCGCTTTGCACAAGACCCTTACTGGCGTTCGGGTTACGACCATGGGCATATCTGTCCCTCTAACGACCGCCTTTACACCTCAGAGGCCAACTATCAAACCTTCTTTATGACCAATATGCAGCCCCAAAATCATGAATTCAATGCCGGCGTGTGGGAGCATATGGAGTCGGCCGTGAGAGAAATCGCCAAAAGAAACGGCTACAGCTTCTGCGATACGCTGTATGTGTGCAAGGGCGGAACGATAGACAACGAGGCACAATACACCAAGACGGGGCGAGGACTGATTGTTCCCCAATATTTCTTTATGGCCATTATGCGTGTCAAGAACGGCGTTTATAATGCTTTTGGCTTCTGGGTGGAACACCAGGCAAACAACGACCGGCAACTGGCTAAGTATGCCGTGAGCATTCAAGAACTGGAAAAGAAAACCGGCATCGACTTCTTTTGCAACTTGCCCGACGACAAAGAGCGTGTGGTGGAGGCTGCTTCGGTGAACACGAATCTGTGGGGACTCAAGTAG
- a CDS encoding type B 50S ribosomal protein L31 — protein MKKGIHPDNYRPVVFKDMSNGDMFLSQSTCKTNDTVEFEGETYPVVKIEISSTSHPFYTGKSKLVDTAGRVDRFMNRYGKIKK, from the coding sequence ATGAAAAAAGGTATTCACCCCGACAACTATCGCCCCGTCGTATTCAAAGATATGTCCAACGGCGATATGTTCCTTTCTCAGTCTACTTGCAAAACAAATGATACAGTAGAGTTTGAAGGCGAAACTTACCCTGTGGTAAAGATTGAAATCTCAAGCACTTCGCACCCTTTCTACACGGGTAAGAGCAAGCTTGTCGATACAGCAGGTCGTGTAGACCGCTTCATGAACCGCTATGGTAAGATCAAAAAGTAA